A single genomic interval of Balaenoptera musculus isolate JJ_BM4_2016_0621 chromosome 14, mBalMus1.pri.v3, whole genome shotgun sequence harbors:
- the SPPL3 gene encoding signal peptide peptidase-like 3 isoform X1, with protein MAEQTYSWAYSLVDSSQVSTFLISILLIVYGSFRSLNMDFENQDKEKDSNSSSGSFNGNGANNSIQTIDSTQALFLPIGASVSLLVMFFFFDSVQVVFTICTAVLATIAFAFLLLPMCQYLTRPCSPQNKISFGCCGRFTAAELLSFSLSVMLVLIWVLTGHWLLMDALAMGLCVAMIAFVRLPSLKVSCLLLSGLLIYDVFWVFFSAYIFNSNVMVKVATQPADNPLDVLSRKLHLGPNVGRDVPRLSLPGKLVFPSSTGSHFSMLGIGDIVMPGLLLCFVLRYDNYKKQANGDSCSASGPANISGRMQKVSYFHCTLIGYFVGLLTATVASRIHRAAQPALLYLVPFTLLPLLTMAYLKGDLRRMWSEPFHSKSSSSRFLEV; from the exons ATCCCTTAATATGGACTTTGAAAATCAAGATAAGGAGAAAGACAGTAacagttcttctgggtctttcaATGGCAACGGCGCCAATAATA gtaTCCAGACTATTGACTCTACCCAGGCCCTGTTCCTTCCAATTGGAGCATCTGTCTCCCTCCTAGTAATGTTCTTCTTCTTTGACTCAGTTCAAGTAGTTTTTACAATATGTACAGCAG ttcttgcAACgatagcttttgcttttcttcttctcccgATGTGCCAGTATTTAACAAGACCCTGTTCACCTCAGAACAA GATTTCCTTTGGTTGTTGTGGGCGTTTCACTGCTGCTGAATTACTatcattctctctgtctgtcaTGCTCGTCCTCATCTGGGTTCTCACTGGCCATTGGCTTCTCATGGATG ccctggccatGGGTCTCTGTGTCGCTATGATCGCCTTCGTCCGCCTGCCCAGCCTCAAGGTCTCCTGCCTGCTTCTCTCAGGGCTTTTAATCTACGATGTCTTTTGG GTGTTTTTCTCTGCCTACATCTTTAATAGCAACGTCATGGTGAAGGTGGCCACACAGCCCGCTGACAATCCCCTTGACGTTCTATCCCGGAAGCTCCACCTGGGGCCCAATGTTGGGCGCGATGTTCCTCGCCTGTCTCTGCCTGGAAAACTGGTCTTCCCCAG CTCCACTGGCAGTCACTTCTCTATGTTGGGCATTGGAGACATCGTGATGCCTGGACTCCTGTTGTGCTTTGTCCTTCGTTATGACAACTACAAAAAGCAAGCCAACGGTGACTCCTGCAGTGCCTCTGGACCCGCCAACATCTCCGGACGCATGCAGAAGGTTTCCTACTTTCACTGCACCCTCATTGGATACTTCGTAG GTCTGCTCACTGCTACTGTGGCGTCTCGAATTCACCGAGCAGCCCAGCCCGCCCTTCTCTATTTGGTGCCATTTACCTTATTGCCACTCCTCACGATGGCCTATTTAAAG GGTGACCTACGGCGGATGTGGTCTGAGCCATTCCACTCCAAATCCAGCAGCTCCCGATTCCTGGAAGTATGA
- the SPPL3 gene encoding signal peptide peptidase-like 3 isoform X2 has translation MAEQTYSWAYSLVDSSQVSTFLISILLIVYGSFRSLNMDFENQDKEKDSNSSSGSFNGNGANNSIQTIDSTQALFLPIGASVSLLVMFFFFDSVQVVFTICTAVLATIAFAFLLLPMCQYLTRPCSPQNKISFGCCGRFTAAELLSFSLSVMLVLIWVLTGHWLLMDALAMGLCVAMIAFVRLPSLKVSCLLLSGLLIYDVFWVFFSAYIFNSNVMVKVATQPADNPLDVLSRKLHLGPNVGRDVPRLSLPGKLVFPSSTGSHFSMLGIGDIVMPGLLLCFVLRYDNYKKQANGDSCSASGPANISGRMQKVSYFHCTLIGYFVGLLTATVASRIHRAAQPALLYLVPFTLLPLLTMAYLKKQSDLRSGVRKDL, from the exons ATCCCTTAATATGGACTTTGAAAATCAAGATAAGGAGAAAGACAGTAacagttcttctgggtctttcaATGGCAACGGCGCCAATAATA gtaTCCAGACTATTGACTCTACCCAGGCCCTGTTCCTTCCAATTGGAGCATCTGTCTCCCTCCTAGTAATGTTCTTCTTCTTTGACTCAGTTCAAGTAGTTTTTACAATATGTACAGCAG ttcttgcAACgatagcttttgcttttcttcttctcccgATGTGCCAGTATTTAACAAGACCCTGTTCACCTCAGAACAA GATTTCCTTTGGTTGTTGTGGGCGTTTCACTGCTGCTGAATTACTatcattctctctgtctgtcaTGCTCGTCCTCATCTGGGTTCTCACTGGCCATTGGCTTCTCATGGATG ccctggccatGGGTCTCTGTGTCGCTATGATCGCCTTCGTCCGCCTGCCCAGCCTCAAGGTCTCCTGCCTGCTTCTCTCAGGGCTTTTAATCTACGATGTCTTTTGG GTGTTTTTCTCTGCCTACATCTTTAATAGCAACGTCATGGTGAAGGTGGCCACACAGCCCGCTGACAATCCCCTTGACGTTCTATCCCGGAAGCTCCACCTGGGGCCCAATGTTGGGCGCGATGTTCCTCGCCTGTCTCTGCCTGGAAAACTGGTCTTCCCCAG CTCCACTGGCAGTCACTTCTCTATGTTGGGCATTGGAGACATCGTGATGCCTGGACTCCTGTTGTGCTTTGTCCTTCGTTATGACAACTACAAAAAGCAAGCCAACGGTGACTCCTGCAGTGCCTCTGGACCCGCCAACATCTCCGGACGCATGCAGAAGGTTTCCTACTTTCACTGCACCCTCATTGGATACTTCGTAG GTCTGCTCACTGCTACTGTGGCGTCTCGAATTCACCGAGCAGCCCAGCCCGCCCTTCTCTATTTGGTGCCATTTACCTTATTGCCACTCCTCACGATGGCCTATTTAAAG AAGCAATCTGATCTGAGATCAGGAGTCAGAAAGGACTTGTAG
- the SPPL3 gene encoding signal peptide peptidase-like 3 isoform X3 produces MAEQTYSWAYSLVDSSQVSTFLISILLIVYGSFRSLNMDFENQDKEKDSNSSSGSFNGNGANNSIQTIDSTQALFLPIGASVSLLVMFFFFDSVQVVFTICTAVLATIAFAFLLLPMCQYLTRPCSPQNKISFGCCGRFTAAELLSFSLSVMLVLIWVLTGHWLLMDALAMGLCVAMIAFVRLPSLKVSCLLLSGLLIYDVFWVFFSAYIFNSNVMVKVATQPADNPLDVLSRKLHLGPNVGRDVPRLSLPGKLVFPSSTGSHFSMLGIGDIVMPGLLLCFVLRYDNYKKQANGDSCSASGPANISGRMQKVSYFHCTLIGYFVGLLTATVASRIHRAAQPALLYLVPFTLLPLLTMAYLKVREAVINQ; encoded by the exons ATCCCTTAATATGGACTTTGAAAATCAAGATAAGGAGAAAGACAGTAacagttcttctgggtctttcaATGGCAACGGCGCCAATAATA gtaTCCAGACTATTGACTCTACCCAGGCCCTGTTCCTTCCAATTGGAGCATCTGTCTCCCTCCTAGTAATGTTCTTCTTCTTTGACTCAGTTCAAGTAGTTTTTACAATATGTACAGCAG ttcttgcAACgatagcttttgcttttcttcttctcccgATGTGCCAGTATTTAACAAGACCCTGTTCACCTCAGAACAA GATTTCCTTTGGTTGTTGTGGGCGTTTCACTGCTGCTGAATTACTatcattctctctgtctgtcaTGCTCGTCCTCATCTGGGTTCTCACTGGCCATTGGCTTCTCATGGATG ccctggccatGGGTCTCTGTGTCGCTATGATCGCCTTCGTCCGCCTGCCCAGCCTCAAGGTCTCCTGCCTGCTTCTCTCAGGGCTTTTAATCTACGATGTCTTTTGG GTGTTTTTCTCTGCCTACATCTTTAATAGCAACGTCATGGTGAAGGTGGCCACACAGCCCGCTGACAATCCCCTTGACGTTCTATCCCGGAAGCTCCACCTGGGGCCCAATGTTGGGCGCGATGTTCCTCGCCTGTCTCTGCCTGGAAAACTGGTCTTCCCCAG CTCCACTGGCAGTCACTTCTCTATGTTGGGCATTGGAGACATCGTGATGCCTGGACTCCTGTTGTGCTTTGTCCTTCGTTATGACAACTACAAAAAGCAAGCCAACGGTGACTCCTGCAGTGCCTCTGGACCCGCCAACATCTCCGGACGCATGCAGAAGGTTTCCTACTTTCACTGCACCCTCATTGGATACTTCGTAG GTCTGCTCACTGCTACTGTGGCGTCTCGAATTCACCGAGCAGCCCAGCCCGCCCTTCTCTATTTGGTGCCATTTACCTTATTGCCACTCCTCACGATGGCCTATTTAAAGGTGAGAGAGGCAGTTATAAACCAGTGA